The window tacgtgtgaggatgacgcacgtttaatacggagcgttcgcccgtgtcactctggggcctcCCACtattaatacggagctccgtccgtactattatgcggtgcattgtggactacttgcagaccccgtagtgttttcccgtttcagtttgtatcacggtcagtcgagcttttgttttgaagcttttgaattccggttttcattatctgtaacctgctgtccatgtgtttggccccctcgtttaacctgtttatgacgttttaactttgctttctactctgtctttcatttctgatctcgctttattctgcttttgtttcaatgacacctggtctgtggtgaatatattttcgctttttcgagtaataattttcatttgtttgcagaTACGTGtagcgaatacacttgacttgagcattcctagttttcaaactcttttctctgtacgtttagcattcatttgctcagaggttgatgtgcttgctgctttctgagcagctcttcttttctccacccttatgggccccgcttcttctcttcttgtcGGCATCTCTTcgggttaaaactgattaaggcagtgtttgtgttgcaattagtacgTTTACTTTaagttttcacttaagctggcacttaagtcttcaacctgcctcaagaatgatttaagataaaaaaaaagagggtaggggaagtgacggatAAGTGATGATAACGGCACCCTTATGCATGCGTTGCACaaccgccctgctggctgctaccgaaagttgattctacaataaaataaaaagcggaataaccttggaggtcaatcattaccctgaaagcagatagtagacgtcatgtagtatatgtgttccaaatttcaggtcaatagttcaaatggtttgcgagctacaggtgatttaaaatcctggacaggcaaatgaacagccacggtagcgtattatatataaagataaagattGCCAGGTTATACAAGGCATTTTTTAATGTTGTACTTTCCAAAACTACTTGGGATTTTTTGAATTAAAGAGAGCTgttctgaaatatcacattgggaTGTTGActgaatttaattatttatgaagGGGCATGCCAGTGTTATTGTGAAATTTAATGAGTTGTATTTTTCAAGTGTTATacatcaccttggataaaggcagtAGTTGAATaagaaataacaatacatttagaAGGGTTTGGACAGTAGTGCTTTGTGGCTTGAAGTATGGGGATGATGGTGTTACAACAGTCCCTGTCTCGATCCCTTCTTCCTAACCAATCATTTAAATCCTCTAATATTGACAGTAAAATATATTTCCTGGAAAAAAGGATTAGAGTGTCACATTAgagtatgaaaatacagaagcaGACATGGTGCCACATCTTTGAAAATGGTGATTAAGATGAGGCTTACAGAGCAAAGATGCTAGGTGCTAACACTCCTTGATGGCAACTGGCCTTCTCCCCTTCCCATAGACTTGTTGCCAGTGCTATAAGATATAAGCTCACAGATGCAGGTGGGACTAGGAATATGAGCTGAGGAGTAGCTTATTGTGTTTATTAGGAAAAACAGGATTTTGTCTTTTGAAGACGTGTAGTCTTTTGGCTTTTTTAGGTCATGACTAAGAGAATGCTAAGAGGTAGCACTctcactacagtatatacaataagtCAAAAAAGTGCTTTAATTCACATTACAGGTGGAAAGATTCTACTTTTCCTGCATTATTCacagtaatgcattttttaataagttttaaaacacttttcaaaTGTAGAGAAATATGCTGCTGATGgttgtccataaataaataaattcaataaattaaaaatattgtgaaacaATGGAGAGTTTTAGAGTGGTCTACTAACATTGCTGACAGGATTTAGTACCCATATTATAGCCAGGATGCACTCTATATTAAATATGCAGGTTCACACGTGTTCCTGTGGATTTCCACTTACTGTCTGATGTCATGCTGCCACTTGATAAGTAACCATAAATTCTACCAATGAAAGAATGTGTGAAAGTGCCCCACAACTGAATATCAAGGACAAAAGGCAAGGGGGGCACTAAAAGGAAGCATGGACATGTGACAGACTGTACCTCAATTTGGTTCTTTAGGTCCTGTTCTTGTTCCTGACACTTCTTCTGCTCCTGGAAAACTTGCAGTtctgcatttttctttgtatatttctCTTCTAGGATCATTTTGGCCTTTTTCTCCTGACGCTGATCCTTTAAGTGAGCGATCATTTCGTTGCGTCGCTGAAAGAAGTCGGAACGTCTTAATTTAACAAGAACACACTGAATTTGCCTTTTTCTGACATTTGTGTGCCTACCTGCACTTCCTGTTCCTTCTCCTCTCTTAtctcctgtaactttctctgtaGTAACTTTATCCTCTGGCGACTCTCTTCTTCGCTGTATTAAATTGGAAACCATGTCAGCTGAAGATGCCCATTTACAACTTACTAGCTTCAGAATAATCAGATGTCCAAACTAAAGTTGCTTAAACATCTGACCTGGCAATTATATCCTGGAGACCAGCCTTCTGATCCATCTCCATCTCAACAGCCTGCAGCAACTTGTGGAATGTACCAGTTGAGCGCACTTCCTGCAAAGTGTCTTTGATCACAGCTTCTGCAAACTGTCTGTAAGAGGTGGTAGAAAGAAGGTTGGGGAAGGGGAGTAGGTTATTAGAACAAATTCAACACAACCAAAAATACTAAGAGCAACAAACTTTTGTGTATTCTGACCTGTCCCACTGCACCTTGAGTAGACCATCTGTGGTACTGAAGGTGGTCTCATCAAGATCTCTGGTCATTGAATGATCACTTGTCATATCCCCTAGATGATCTCCCCGCATTTCAGACCTTGATGATCGTATATCACCGAAGGAAGGCTGCAGAGCAAGTTTGCAAAAAGCAAATTAAAGGCACATGATGTCATCTTCAATGAGAGGACAACTAAGCTCACCGATAAAGTGCACACCTTGCTAGAGGTTGGCAAGCTTCTTCCAAGAATGGCCAGCTGCTCGAGACAATCTTCTAGGACAACAGAAACACGAAGCCGTTCAAGATCTGACAGGACCTCCATTATAGTAATTCCTGAACTGAAATCCAAATAGCACTAGACTAAAAAGGAAAGGGTAAAATTATTACTGAACTTCAGATTCATCTAAATCTGAAATTTACCTCTGATAAACCCAGACTTTGCAAGATcttttttaaagatattattactttaaatttgacattttatgtatttatccATCTGATTTCTAAACCCCTTATTTGTATTTCTTCAAAACAAaaagctgaagcctatctcaATAACATCAGGAGCAAAACAGAGTCTTTAAACTGGATAAAACACCAGTCTATTACAATGTACACATATGCAAACCCATTGTCATATTATTCAAATCtgaatcaccagttaacttaatattaGTGTCACTTCTAAACTAGAATCTTGTGAAAAAAGTGCTAAGTGTGTATGCTAACACTGTATTTTTAACAGTTTATCTAGTAAATAAATCCAGGGGACAAACTTTGGAGTTATTTCCAACCATACATATGTATTTCTTCAAAGAAAAGGTGCATAGCTCACTTATAGTAATTTAATCCACTTGCTGTAGCACACCATATTATGCTTAAATGAAGTATTCATTCCCAGTACACTTTCATTGTCTAATTCTAAGTAACCAATTCATCTCCAGTAAATTTTAACTGTCAGACTCAATGGTCCATGGGCTTCATATCCTTTTGCAATAATCCAGTTTTCTGCATCAATATTTTTACTCAAAATTATTCTAAGTATCATTATTCTGCCTCTAGCTAAGGTTCTCTGGTGAACTATTTCCCCAATTCTAACCTGTACCATACCTGGGAAGTGATGTGAGCTGAGCTATATTGTGGGCTCAGATTACCGTCTGTGGTCAAGTTCAACACGCTTAATGTTTAGCAGTAATGGTCCACTTTAACAGCTGAGATACAGCAGAACAATATCTCCCATTTCACCTTTATACAGAAGCTTCAATACATCACATTCAGTTATTCATTTAAACAAACCTAGTGATGTCTATAGTTTTATAAGATTTAATTCCTTAAATTCTTAAGTAATTTTCATAACCAATGTCCAGATAAAGTTCAGTGGTGGTGCACTACTCCTTCAGTTCAACATTTGTACATGTGAGACCAAAGTGTAGATAAATGCTCAGCATTAGTCCTTTCTTCCCCTTCACTTCAACACCTATACAAGTGTGTTTGAAGTGTAGATAAATGTCCAGCATTAGACCTTACTTACCCATGTAGTTGGTATGTAACCTCAGTAGTCAGTTTTCACCTATAAATCCATCTCTTCATTAACCATTTCTGCTCAGGTTACTAATTTCTTTAGGATTAA of the Erpetoichthys calabaricus chromosome 2, fErpCal1.3, whole genome shotgun sequence genome contains:
- the iqcg gene encoding LOW QUALITY PROTEIN: dynein regulatory complex protein 9 (The sequence of the model RefSeq protein was modified relative to this genomic sequence to represent the inferred CDS: deleted 2 bases in 1 codon), producing the protein MEVLSDLERLRVSVVLEDCLEQLAILGRSLPTSSKPSFGDIRSSRSEMRGDHLGDMTSDHSMTRDLDETTFSTTDGLLKVQWDRQFAEAVIKDTLQEVRSTGTFHKLLQAVEMEMDQKAGLQDIIASEEESRQRIKLLQRKLQEIREEKEQEVQRRNEMIAHLKDQRQEKKAKMILEEKYTKKNAELQVFQEQKKCQEQEQDLKNQIEELQEKLEMWMDKYDKDIELKQRELNLLRNSRIQIWAEMQKLAKQFSEYEAVVIQDRREREEEQRKLEQEEREYKASVKIQAWWRGVMVRKGFGPFRKGKQKGGKKGKGKGKGKGKGGKKKK